Proteins found in one Coffea eugenioides isolate CCC68of chromosome 5, Ceug_1.0, whole genome shotgun sequence genomic segment:
- the LOC113771507 gene encoding dehydration-responsive element-binding protein 2D-like: protein MEADGSANGNGNGRQGKKPANASSRKGCTRGKGGPENASCTYKGVRQRTWGKWVAEIREPNCGSRLWLGTFDTSHEAAIAYDAAAYKLYGDAAKLNLPHLFGRAQNIPDYFTLNTSGGNESGVQPVPFQQNSLLNFASSSSSSYPVPQYQGNEGLFFEMNPNATATGYPTGTATVGITSVRNDNTNVIHDNGNEAVRSEEAPMKEVWNSLKSNLPETDDSSIWAEAQAASPFQVAMNDPGIFDGNLDGNYPWN, encoded by the coding sequence ATGGAAGCAGACGGCAGTGCAAATGGGAACGGAAACGGAAGGCAAGGAAAGAAGCCTGCAAACGCCAGTTCAAGAAAAGGCTGCACGAGAGGCAAAGGCGGACCTGAGAATGCTTCCTGTACCTACAAAGGAGTCCGGCAGCGGACTTGGGGCAAGTGGGTGGCAGAAATACGCGAACCCAACTGTGGTTCGCGCCTCTGGTTGGGAACTTTCGACACCTCCCACGAGGCAGCCATCGCTTACGATGCAGCAGCATATAAGCTGTATGGGGATGCCGCCAAGCTGAATCTACCACATCTCTTTGGGAGGGCTCAGAACATTCCCGACTACTTCACTCTCAACACCAGCGGCGGGAATGAAAGCGGAGTTCAACCAGTTCCTTTTCAACAGAATTCGCTCCTGAATTTTGCATCCAGCAGCAGCTCCAGTTATCCCGTACCCCAGTATCAGGGGAATGAAGGGCTGTTCTTTGAGATGAACCCAAACGCAACTGCAACTGGTTACCCCACTGGTACAGCAACTGTTGGTATAACATCAGTTAGGAACGACAATACCAACGTTATTCACGACAATGGAAATGAGGCAGTCAGAAGTGAGGAAGCACCTATGAAAGAAGTGTGGAACAGCCTCAAATCAAATTTGCCAGAGACAGATGACTCTTCAATTTGGGCTGAAGCTCAGGCTGCTTCCCCTTTTCAGGTTGCTATGAATGATCCAGGAATCTTCGATGGCAACCTCGATGGCAACTACCCCTGGAACTGA